A window from Candidatus Latescibacterota bacterium encodes these proteins:
- a CDS encoding phosphate butyryltransferase — translation MIRHFDQVLAKVAGAPSKRVAVAGAAKTPVLEALAAAVRRELVEPVLLGPAPRIRELAERLDFDIAPFSLIDTPDDEAALSVRAVAEVKEGRADLLMKGSVSTERLLKAVLDRAHGLRSGRVLSHVAVAELPSYPRLMLHTDGGINLHQDLATRKDILANAVELARCLENDHPHVACMALVEKENPKLPETLDMSELMRWAGGGPLGNLIIEGPLAIDVALSREAAQLKGIPSRVAGRADIFLGPNISAVNFVVKSLILLAGAKVAGLVLGAAAPIVLLSRSDSAEIKLLSLALGTLHDEQEIARRKHRPYFG, via the coding sequence GTGATCCGGCACTTCGATCAGGTGCTGGCCAAGGTCGCCGGTGCGCCCAGCAAGCGCGTGGCCGTGGCGGGCGCCGCGAAGACGCCCGTGCTGGAGGCCCTCGCGGCGGCGGTGCGCCGCGAGCTGGTGGAGCCCGTGCTGCTGGGGCCCGCGCCGCGAATCCGCGAGCTGGCCGAGCGGCTGGACTTCGACATCGCCCCGTTCTCGCTGATCGACACCCCGGACGACGAAGCCGCTCTCAGCGTGCGGGCCGTCGCCGAGGTGAAGGAAGGCCGCGCGGACCTGCTGATGAAGGGCAGCGTTTCCACCGAGCGCCTGCTCAAGGCGGTGCTGGACCGCGCGCACGGCCTGCGCAGCGGACGCGTCCTCAGCCACGTGGCCGTGGCGGAGCTGCCCAGCTATCCGCGCCTGATGCTGCACACCGACGGGGGCATCAACCTGCACCAGGACCTGGCGACGCGGAAGGACATCCTCGCGAACGCGGTGGAGCTGGCGCGCTGCCTGGAGAACGACCATCCCCACGTGGCCTGCATGGCGCTCGTGGAGAAGGAGAACCCCAAGCTGCCCGAGACCCTGGACATGAGCGAGCTCATGCGCTGGGCGGGCGGCGGCCCGCTGGGGAACCTGATCATCGAGGGGCCGCTGGCCATCGACGTGGCCCTGAGCCGCGAGGCCGCGCAGCTCAAGGGCATCCCCAGCCGCGTGGCCGGGCGCGCGGACATCTTCCTGGGGCCGAACATCAGCGCGGTGAACTTCGTCGTGAAGAGCCTGATCCTGCTGGCGGGCGCCAAGGTGGCCGGGCTGGTGCTCGGCGCTGCCGCGCCCATCGTGCTGCTCTCGCGCAGCGACAGCGCGGAGATCAAGCTGCTGAGCCTGGCCCTGGGCACCCTGCACGACGAGCAGGAGATCGCCCGGCGCAAGCACCGTCCCTATTTCGGCTGA
- the moaC gene encoding cyclic pyranopterin monophosphate synthase MoaC — MAELSHTGPGGEARMVDVSGKPSSRRSAVAEARMRLGDEAWAALAGNRAAKGDVLAAARLAGIGAAKRTGSLIPLCHPLGLDHAAVDFALDDASRELRITATATCTGPTGVEMEALTAASVAALTVYDMLKAVERGIVIGPIRLLEKSGGASGHWRADSTE; from the coding sequence ATGGCCGAACTCTCGCACACGGGGCCCGGCGGCGAGGCCCGCATGGTGGACGTCTCCGGCAAGCCCAGCTCGCGCCGAAGCGCCGTGGCGGAGGCGAGAATGCGCCTCGGCGACGAAGCCTGGGCGGCGCTCGCCGGGAACCGGGCGGCCAAGGGGGACGTCCTCGCCGCCGCCCGCCTGGCCGGCATCGGCGCCGCGAAGCGCACGGGCAGCCTGATCCCGCTCTGCCATCCCCTGGGGCTCGATCATGCCGCGGTGGACTTCGCGCTGGACGATGCGTCCCGGGAGCTCCGCATCACGGCGACCGCAACTTGCACGGGTCCCACCGGCGTCGAGATGGAGGCCCTCACGGCGGCCAGCGTGGCGGCGCTCACGGTCTACGACATGCTGAAGGCCGTCGAGCGGGGCATCGTGATCGGGCCGATCCGACTGCTGGAGAAGAGCGGCGGCGCCAGCGGCCACTGGCGCGCGGACTCGACGGAATGA
- a CDS encoding molybdopterin molybdotransferase MoeA — translation MKTFVSVAEAKALVAEGLPAPRLARLSLARAAGHVLARDLVARESLPAFANSAMDGYAVRAADVAGATPERPRTLPLAGEIAAGAAPGAAWPAGSVLRIMTGAPVPDACDGVIPVERTEEADGAVRFLADLGATGPNLRPAGEDVTAGAPLLAAGTRLTPAALALLAAQGFARVPVWRRPRVALLATGDELRPVGASLEPGQIRNSNVPMAVALLAESGFTALDLGVAPDAPGPLRALLARGLAEADVLVSSGGVSMGRYDLVGTLLAEMGATWVFHKVRQQPGGPLALLRWEGRPVFGLPGNPVSTFMTLWYYVLPALRRMAGDPETEPRVVRARLAEAIAGRPVKQFFARAALRRVEDGWEATPRPPHGSHVLSSLAASNAFLLLPPDCGRLEAGVEVDAALLAPC, via the coding sequence ATGAAGACCTTCGTGAGCGTGGCCGAGGCCAAGGCCCTGGTCGCCGAGGGCCTGCCGGCGCCGCGCCTCGCGCGGCTGTCCCTGGCGCGCGCGGCCGGCCACGTGCTGGCCCGCGATCTCGTGGCCCGCGAGTCCCTGCCCGCCTTCGCGAACAGCGCCATGGACGGCTACGCCGTCCGCGCCGCCGACGTCGCCGGCGCCACGCCGGAGCGCCCCCGCACGCTGCCCCTCGCCGGCGAGATCGCCGCGGGGGCGGCCCCGGGCGCGGCGTGGCCGGCCGGGAGCGTCCTGCGCATCATGACGGGCGCGCCGGTGCCGGACGCCTGCGACGGCGTGATCCCCGTGGAGCGCACCGAGGAGGCGGACGGCGCCGTGCGCTTTCTCGCCGATCTGGGCGCCACCGGGCCCAACCTGCGTCCGGCGGGGGAGGACGTCACCGCCGGCGCCCCTCTGCTCGCCGCCGGCACGCGCCTCACGCCCGCTGCGCTCGCCCTGCTCGCGGCGCAGGGTTTCGCGCGCGTGCCCGTGTGGCGCCGCCCGCGCGTGGCGCTGCTGGCCACGGGCGACGAGCTGCGCCCCGTGGGCGCGTCGCTCGAGCCCGGGCAGATCCGCAACAGCAACGTGCCGATGGCCGTGGCGCTGCTCGCCGAGAGCGGCTTCACGGCGCTGGACCTGGGCGTCGCCCCGGACGCCCCCGGCCCCCTGCGCGCGCTGCTGGCGCGCGGCCTGGCCGAGGCGGACGTCCTCGTGAGCTCCGGAGGCGTCTCCATGGGACGCTACGACCTGGTGGGCACGCTGCTCGCGGAGATGGGCGCGACCTGGGTCTTCCACAAGGTGCGGCAGCAGCCCGGCGGGCCGCTGGCGCTGCTGCGCTGGGAGGGCAGGCCCGTGTTCGGCCTGCCGGGCAATCCCGTCTCCACTTTCATGACGCTCTGGTACTACGTGCTGCCCGCGCTGCGGCGCATGGCCGGCGACCCCGAGACCGAGCCGCGCGTCGTGAGGGCGCGCCTGGCGGAGGCGATCGCGGGGCGTCCGGTGAAGCAGTTCTTCGCGCGGGCGGCTCTGCGGCGCGTGGAGGACGGCTGGGAGGCCACGCCGCGGCCGCCCCACGGCAGCCACGTGCTGAGCAGCCTCGCCGCGTCGAACGCGTTCCTGCTGCTGCCGCCGGACTGCGGACGCCTGGAGGCGGGGGTGGAAGTGGATGCGGCGCTGCTGGCGCCCTGCTGA
- a CDS encoding peptidoglycan DD-metalloendopeptidase family protein, with protein sequence MRLAVPAALLLVSLLALPARAALDAKAEGRAAVALFYAGELDSLYARFAPSMASAMSLEQLRDFRAGIEMQLGPEAQVYREDVAPADSVQVYLRRARFERGQGIVDVAVGFDAAARITGLLLRPAAVAFPSDYLDYVPKTRLHLPVAGEWFVAWGGRTLEENYHASTRDQRFALDLLVMDGDATHVDDGAHNSDYFAYGRPVLAPAAGTVVAAVDSVPENAPGQMDGASPLGNHVVIDHGNGEFSFLAHLQPRSLRVAPGDRVEPGDTLGLCGNSGHSSEPHLHYHLQNSPRFGDGDGLPAPFLAYSADGRPVDRGEPVRGQLIAARD encoded by the coding sequence ATGCGACTCGCTGTGCCCGCCGCGCTCCTGCTCGTCTCCCTGCTCGCCCTGCCCGCGCGGGCCGCGCTCGACGCCAAGGCGGAGGGCCGCGCCGCCGTCGCCCTGTTCTACGCCGGCGAGCTGGACAGCCTCTACGCCCGCTTCGCGCCGAGCATGGCCTCGGCCATGAGCCTCGAGCAGCTTCGGGACTTCCGCGCGGGCATCGAGATGCAGCTCGGCCCCGAGGCGCAGGTCTACCGCGAGGACGTGGCGCCGGCCGACTCGGTGCAGGTCTACCTGCGCCGCGCGCGCTTCGAGCGGGGACAGGGGATCGTGGACGTCGCCGTGGGCTTCGACGCGGCGGCCCGCATCACCGGCCTGCTCCTCCGCCCCGCGGCCGTGGCCTTTCCCAGCGACTACCTCGACTACGTGCCGAAGACCCGTCTCCACCTGCCCGTCGCGGGCGAGTGGTTCGTGGCCTGGGGCGGCCGCACGCTGGAGGAGAACTACCACGCCTCGACCCGCGACCAGCGCTTCGCGCTCGACCTGCTCGTGATGGACGGCGACGCGACGCACGTCGACGACGGCGCCCACAACAGCGACTACTTCGCCTACGGACGTCCCGTCCTCGCTCCGGCCGCCGGCACGGTCGTGGCCGCGGTGGACAGCGTGCCCGAGAACGCGCCCGGCCAGATGGACGGCGCGTCGCCCCTGGGCAATCACGTGGTGATCGACCACGGCAACGGCGAGTTCTCCTTCCTCGCCCACCTCCAGCCCCGCAGCCTGCGCGTGGCGCCGGGCGACCGCGTCGAGCCCGGCGACACGCTGGGCCTGTGCGGCAACAGCGGCCACTCGAGCGAGCCGCACCTGCACTATCACCTGCAGAACAGCCCGCGCTTCGGGGATGGCGACGGCCTGCCCGCGCCCTTCCTCGCCTACAGCGCCGACGGCAGGCCGGTGGATCGCGGGGAGCCCGTGCGCGGGCAGCTCATCGCGGCGCGGGACTAG
- a CDS encoding prolipoprotein diacylglyceryl transferase, protein MIPYIDIPALHLVGSLRVQPFGVLVALGLVTGYAVARREARRRGLDEARIGDLVLWTVVGGFVLAHLVSAIFYFPDEVARNPWELLKVWDSLSSYGGFAGGALGALIAIRRYRLPLWPTVDTLAAALIAGWFFGRLGCTVVHDHPGRLSDFFLAVNYPGGARHDLGFDEWLFTIGLNVTVFLMLRRDPPPGSVLALLMIAYAPVRFGLDFLRTADRHYLGLTPGQYFSVALLIGGLLVLRRVRSRRELQPK, encoded by the coding sequence ATGATTCCCTACATCGACATCCCCGCGCTGCATCTGGTGGGCTCGCTCAGGGTCCAGCCCTTCGGCGTGCTGGTGGCGCTGGGTCTCGTCACCGGCTACGCCGTGGCGCGCCGCGAGGCCCGCCGGCGCGGCCTGGATGAGGCGCGCATCGGCGACCTGGTTCTCTGGACCGTGGTCGGGGGTTTCGTGCTCGCGCATCTCGTGTCGGCGATCTTCTACTTCCCCGACGAGGTGGCGCGCAATCCCTGGGAGCTGCTCAAGGTCTGGGACAGCCTCAGCTCCTACGGCGGCTTCGCCGGCGGGGCGCTGGGCGCGCTCATCGCGATCCGCCGCTACCGCCTCCCGCTCTGGCCCACGGTGGACACCCTGGCCGCCGCGCTCATCGCCGGCTGGTTCTTCGGGCGGCTGGGCTGCACGGTGGTGCACGATCACCCGGGACGGCTCAGCGACTTCTTCCTGGCCGTGAACTACCCGGGCGGCGCGCGCCACGACCTCGGCTTCGACGAGTGGCTCTTCACCATCGGGCTCAACGTGACGGTCTTCCTCATGCTGCGCCGCGACCCGCCGCCGGGCAGCGTGCTGGCGCTGCTCATGATCGCCTACGCCCCCGTGCGCTTCGGACTCGACTTCCTGCGCACCGCGGACCGCCACTACCTCGGCCTGACGCCGGGGCAGTACTTCTCCGTCGCGCTCCTGATCGGGGGACTGCTGGTGCTGCGCCGGGTGCGCTCCCGGCGCGAGCTTCAGCCGAAATAG
- a CDS encoding mechanosensitive ion channel: MEPILQRLSDAITGALGISEGLLHKLVFSLLVWLGYLALRMLIGALLHRRVADVTRRYVVGKTVQYLLGFSLAMALLVVWFGNVTGWAAYLGIVSAGLAIALQDPVTNLAGWVFLSVRKPFVVGDRIQIGDHRGDVIDMRLFQFSLMEVGNWVDADQSTGRIIHIPNGWVFKQSTANYTKGFNFIWNELPVTVTFESDWKKAKGILAEIAERQSLLASEAAQAQVRRAARDYMIHFQHLTPIVWTRVVDVGVTLTVRYITEPRRRRGGEEKLWEEILTVFAQHDDIDFAYPTVRYYDNVSEGKAGARAAAHGGEA, from the coding sequence ATGGAACCGATCCTCCAGCGACTGAGCGACGCGATCACGGGCGCCCTCGGCATCTCCGAGGGGCTGCTGCACAAGCTCGTGTTCAGCCTGCTCGTCTGGCTGGGCTACCTGGCCCTGCGCATGCTGATCGGCGCGCTGCTGCACCGCCGCGTGGCCGACGTCACCCGCCGCTACGTGGTGGGCAAGACCGTCCAGTACCTGCTGGGCTTCAGCCTGGCGATGGCGCTGCTGGTGGTGTGGTTCGGCAACGTCACCGGCTGGGCGGCCTACCTGGGCATCGTGTCCGCCGGTCTCGCCATCGCCCTGCAGGACCCGGTGACGAACCTCGCCGGCTGGGTCTTCCTCTCCGTCCGCAAGCCCTTCGTGGTGGGCGACCGCATCCAGATCGGCGATCACCGCGGGGACGTCATCGACATGCGCCTCTTCCAGTTCTCGCTGATGGAGGTGGGCAACTGGGTGGACGCGGATCAGAGCACCGGGCGCATCATCCACATCCCCAACGGCTGGGTCTTCAAGCAGAGCACGGCCAACTACACGAAGGGCTTCAACTTCATCTGGAACGAGCTGCCAGTCACCGTGACCTTCGAGAGCGACTGGAAGAAGGCGAAGGGGATCCTGGCCGAGATCGCCGAGCGCCAGAGCCTGCTGGCCAGCGAGGCGGCCCAGGCGCAGGTGCGCCGCGCGGCCCGCGACTACATGATCCACTTCCAGCATCTCACGCCCATCGTCTGGACCCGCGTGGTGGACGTGGGCGTCACCCTCACCGTGCGCTACATCACCGAACCGAGGCGGCGCCGCGGCGGCGAGGAGAAGCTCTGGGAGGAGATCCTCACCGTCTTCGCCCAGCACGACGACATCGACTTCGCCTACCCCACCGTCCGCTACTACGACAACGTGAGCGAGGGCAAGGCGGGCGCCCGCGCGGCCGCCCACGGCGGTGAGGCATGA
- the buk gene encoding butyrate kinase, giving the protein MPTVLAINPGSTSTKLALFDETGCLRQEEIHHTAEELAATPVLRDQLPARLAATRRFLAAADDPALHAVVGRGGPLRPLEGGCYRVDDAMADDLASARWGEHASLLGGLMARSLGEARGVPALVVDPVSVDELDAVARLSGVPEITRLGRSHALSLKAVSRLAAAELALPLAGSRFAAAHMGGGISVAAMRGGRIVDVNDALLGMGPFTPFRAGALPLRGVLDLVYGSGTASSPEGARVPARGQVERHLRAESGLFAYLGTGDLREVEARMDAGDGRASEVWEAMVYQIAKELGAVAAALGLDVHAVILTGGMSRSERLVARLEERVGGLGPFLVYPGEREMEALAAGALRVLAGEEQLRDYARVSDRSPR; this is encoded by the coding sequence GTGCCCACCGTCCTGGCCATCAATCCGGGCTCCACGAGCACGAAGCTGGCCCTCTTCGACGAGACCGGCTGCCTCCGCCAGGAGGAGATCCACCACACGGCCGAGGAACTCGCCGCCACGCCCGTGCTGCGCGACCAGCTCCCCGCGCGCCTGGCGGCCACCCGTCGCTTTCTCGCGGCGGCGGACGACCCCGCGCTCCACGCCGTCGTGGGTCGCGGCGGTCCCCTGCGCCCCCTGGAGGGCGGCTGCTACCGCGTGGACGACGCCATGGCCGACGACCTCGCCAGCGCCCGCTGGGGCGAGCACGCGAGCCTGCTGGGCGGGCTGATGGCGCGCTCGCTGGGCGAGGCGCGCGGCGTGCCGGCGCTGGTGGTGGATCCCGTCTCCGTGGACGAACTGGACGCCGTGGCGCGCCTCAGCGGCGTGCCCGAGATCACGCGGCTCGGGCGCAGCCACGCGCTCAGCCTGAAGGCCGTCAGCCGGCTGGCGGCGGCCGAGCTGGCGCTGCCGCTCGCGGGGTCGCGCTTCGCGGCCGCGCACATGGGCGGCGGCATCAGCGTGGCGGCGATGCGGGGCGGGCGCATCGTGGACGTCAACGACGCGCTCCTCGGCATGGGGCCCTTCACGCCTTTCCGCGCCGGCGCGCTGCCCCTGCGCGGCGTGCTGGACCTGGTCTACGGCAGCGGCACGGCGTCGTCCCCGGAGGGGGCCAGGGTGCCTGCCAGGGGCCAGGTTGAACGGCATCTCCGCGCCGAGAGCGGCCTCTTCGCCTACCTGGGCACCGGCGATCTGCGCGAGGTGGAAGCCCGCATGGACGCCGGCGACGGCCGCGCCAGCGAGGTCTGGGAGGCTATGGTCTACCAGATCGCCAAGGAGCTGGGCGCCGTGGCCGCGGCACTGGGCCTCGACGTGCACGCCGTGATCCTGACTGGCGGCATGAGCCGCAGCGAACGTCTCGTGGCGCGGCTCGAGGAGCGGGTCGGCGGGCTGGGGCCCTTCCTCGTCTATCCCGGCGAACGGGAGATGGAGGCCCTGGCCGCGGGCGCGCTGCGCGTGCTCGCCGGCGAGGAGCAGCTGCGCGACTACGCCCGCGTGTCGGACAGGAGCCCGCGGTGA
- a CDS encoding Na-K-Cl cotransporter: MKKLGTFIGVYTPTILTILGVIMYLRFGWLVGQLGLLRVLMVVVLANSITAVTTLAFSAVATNTRVGPGGAYFIISRSLGWELGGAIGVPLFLSQVLSVTLYAYGLAESFRIVWPSLPLAPVTVGVILAVGALAVAGADKALRAQVVLMALVALSLVALAIGALHQTEGRSILLNPPGRELAFWAGFAVFFPAVTGVMAGLGLSGDLEDPGRAIPLGSIAAVATGFVVYLVVPVLLALGASPAALREDPLIWARIAPLGPILILPGLWAAIFSSAVGSILAAPRTLQALSRDGIAPRLLLRPPGNLPDILPGLVVSVALALSAVLLGNLNTVATVVSMFFLTVYGTVNLVAAFEVLSGDPSWRPRIHVHWAIYLAGGLGCLACMVLISPMAGAVAIIAEIGLWQLLSRRARQARWGDARRGLYENLIRWALIKLAQRPLSARNWRPHVLVFVDEPVRELDLVRYGNWFSQGRGVVTVCKLLVGDLTAYSEQQREERQAVQEVLDGEKLVVFAEVDVVHDLVEGIVDVAQANGMAGLSSNSILLGWPSHPELRAEFLRVVRKLEILRKSVILGRIRPRRQFARERREIHVWWGGLERNSDLMLLLAYLLQHNHEWSGAHVKVLSIASSETAKAQTDRRLSQLLPNIRMEVDVNVLVKPRDVPVATLIQRESAEAEVVFLGLASPPPGHEAEVAERMEALAGELPVVFFVRNASMFIGDLLESPEEEFASPAGEDENDAPESLHRTLP, translated from the coding sequence ATGAAGAAGCTCGGCACCTTCATCGGCGTCTACACGCCGACGATCCTGACCATCCTCGGCGTCATCATGTACCTGCGCTTCGGCTGGCTGGTGGGACAGCTCGGCCTGCTGCGCGTGCTGATGGTCGTCGTGCTCGCCAACTCGATCACCGCGGTCACCACGCTGGCCTTCTCGGCCGTGGCCACCAACACGCGCGTGGGGCCGGGCGGGGCCTACTTCATCATCTCGCGCAGCCTGGGCTGGGAGCTGGGCGGTGCGATCGGCGTGCCGCTCTTTCTCAGCCAGGTGCTCTCGGTGACGCTCTACGCCTACGGTCTCGCCGAGTCCTTCCGCATCGTCTGGCCGTCGCTGCCGCTCGCGCCGGTGACGGTGGGCGTGATCCTCGCCGTGGGCGCGCTGGCCGTGGCCGGGGCGGACAAGGCGCTGCGCGCGCAGGTCGTGCTGATGGCGCTGGTGGCCCTGTCGCTGGTGGCGCTGGCCATCGGCGCGCTGCACCAGACCGAGGGGCGGAGCATCCTGCTGAATCCGCCGGGCCGCGAGCTGGCCTTCTGGGCGGGCTTCGCCGTGTTCTTTCCGGCCGTCACCGGCGTGATGGCGGGACTGGGGCTGTCGGGTGATCTGGAGGACCCGGGCCGCGCCATCCCGCTGGGCTCGATCGCGGCGGTGGCCACGGGCTTCGTGGTCTACCTCGTGGTGCCCGTGCTGCTCGCCCTGGGCGCGAGTCCGGCGGCGCTGCGCGAGGACCCGCTGATCTGGGCGCGCATCGCGCCGCTGGGGCCGATCCTGATCCTGCCGGGGCTGTGGGCGGCGATCTTCTCGTCGGCGGTGGGATCGATCCTCGCGGCCCCGCGCACCCTGCAGGCGCTCTCGCGCGACGGCATCGCCCCCCGCCTCCTGCTCCGCCCGCCGGGAAACCTGCCGGACATCCTGCCCGGCCTGGTGGTCTCCGTGGCGCTCGCGCTCTCCGCCGTGCTGCTGGGCAACCTGAACACGGTGGCGACGGTGGTCTCCATGTTCTTCCTCACCGTCTACGGCACGGTGAACCTGGTGGCGGCCTTCGAGGTGCTGAGCGGCGACCCCTCGTGGCGGCCGCGGATCCACGTGCACTGGGCCATCTACCTCGCCGGCGGTCTGGGCTGTCTGGCCTGCATGGTGCTCATCAGTCCGATGGCCGGCGCGGTGGCGATCATCGCCGAGATCGGGCTCTGGCAGCTGCTGTCCCGCCGCGCGCGGCAGGCGCGCTGGGGCGACGCGCGCCGCGGCCTCTACGAGAACCTCATCCGCTGGGCGCTGATCAAGCTGGCCCAGCGCCCGCTCAGCGCACGCAACTGGCGGCCGCACGTGCTGGTCTTCGTCGACGAGCCCGTGCGCGAGCTCGACCTCGTGCGCTACGGCAACTGGTTCAGCCAGGGGCGTGGCGTGGTGACCGTCTGCAAGCTGCTCGTGGGCGACCTCACCGCCTACAGCGAACAGCAGCGCGAGGAGCGGCAGGCGGTGCAGGAGGTGCTCGACGGCGAGAAGCTCGTCGTCTTCGCCGAGGTGGACGTGGTCCACGATCTCGTGGAAGGCATCGTGGACGTCGCCCAGGCCAACGGCATGGCGGGGCTGTCCTCCAACAGCATCCTGCTGGGCTGGCCCAGCCACCCCGAGCTGCGCGCGGAGTTCCTGCGCGTGGTGCGCAAGCTGGAGATCCTGCGCAAGTCGGTCATCCTGGGACGCATCCGCCCCCGCCGCCAGTTCGCCCGCGAGCGGCGCGAGATCCACGTCTGGTGGGGCGGCCTCGAGCGCAACAGCGATCTCATGCTGCTGCTCGCCTACCTGCTCCAGCACAACCACGAGTGGAGCGGCGCCCACGTGAAGGTGCTCAGCATCGCCTCCAGCGAGACGGCCAAGGCCCAGACCGACCGCCGCCTGTCGCAGCTGCTGCCGAACATCCGCATGGAGGTGGACGTGAACGTGCTGGTCAAGCCGCGCGACGTCCCCGTGGCCACCCTGATCCAGCGCGAGAGCGCCGAGGCGGAGGTCGTCTTCCTCGGCCTGGCCAGCCCGCCGCCCGGCCACGAGGCGGAGGTGGCCGAACGCATGGAGGCGCTGGCCGGCGAGCTGCCCGTGGTCTTCTTCGTGCGCAACGCGAGCATGTTCATCGGCGATCTGCTCGAGTCGCCCGAGGAGGAGTTCGCGTCGCCCGCGGGCGAGGACGAGAACGACGCCCCCGAGTCGCTCCACCGCACGCTGCCCTAG
- a CDS encoding HAMP domain-containing histidine kinase, with translation MEPGKSLLQIIESNAEPLQEAVARRFRNSGRCSFDQFDFDGLRALAWRHIDPILQSLRYEDDYLFTFFLDYASEQNVAAGVPIEDSLLTLNMVSETLWELTVSQSEPEHLGENLGRLISILSKGKDGIAANYMTQRDHAVEELRKSNAKLMESTKRKLEFLAKVSHELKTPLTSVIAYSEQLEDEELSLAVRAEFSKVVHDQSSKLLQLIEDLMELSRFHNDRTRLNLSWADPVTVIQEAIGTVKVRADKKQIAIVLDELPELPRVRMDAFRIQQVIWNLLTNGVKYNEPGGTVRISAHIEDDELCIDVTDDGIGIQPENQELIFESFHQTGDALAMLEGGAGLGLDIARHYLSLHDGRIGVESVYGEGSTFTIWLPLAGPAGDGGAPPTPAPDEILEVEFPAAEAPTPVKHLG, from the coding sequence ATGGAACCCGGCAAGAGCTTGTTGCAGATCATCGAGAGCAACGCCGAGCCGCTGCAGGAGGCGGTGGCGCGGCGCTTTCGCAATTCTGGACGCTGCTCCTTCGACCAGTTCGACTTCGACGGCCTGCGCGCCCTGGCCTGGCGGCACATCGATCCCATCCTCCAGTCGCTGCGCTACGAGGACGACTACCTCTTCACCTTCTTTCTCGACTACGCCAGCGAGCAGAACGTGGCCGCGGGCGTGCCCATCGAGGACAGCCTGCTCACGCTCAACATGGTCAGCGAGACGCTCTGGGAGCTCACCGTGTCCCAGAGCGAGCCGGAGCACCTGGGCGAGAACCTGGGCCGCCTGATCTCGATCCTGAGCAAGGGCAAGGACGGCATCGCCGCCAACTACATGACCCAGCGCGACCACGCGGTGGAGGAGCTGCGCAAGTCCAACGCGAAGCTCATGGAGAGCACCAAGCGCAAGCTGGAGTTCCTGGCCAAGGTGAGCCACGAGCTCAAGACGCCGCTGACCAGCGTGATCGCCTACTCCGAGCAGCTCGAGGACGAGGAGCTGTCCCTCGCCGTGCGCGCGGAGTTCAGCAAGGTGGTTCACGACCAGAGCAGCAAGCTGCTGCAGCTGATCGAGGACCTGATGGAGCTCAGCCGCTTCCACAACGACCGCACCCGCCTCAACCTGAGCTGGGCCGATCCGGTCACCGTGATCCAGGAGGCCATCGGCACCGTGAAGGTGCGCGCGGACAAGAAGCAGATCGCCATCGTGCTCGACGAGCTGCCCGAGCTGCCGCGCGTCCGCATGGACGCCTTCCGCATCCAGCAGGTGATCTGGAACCTGCTCACCAACGGCGTGAAGTACAACGAGCCGGGCGGCACCGTGCGCATCAGCGCGCACATCGAGGACGATGAGCTCTGCATCGACGTGACCGACGACGGCATCGGCATCCAGCCCGAGAACCAGGAGCTGATCTTCGAGAGCTTCCACCAGACGGGCGACGCCCTGGCCATGCTGGAAGGCGGCGCGGGCCTGGGCCTGGACATCGCGCGCCACTACCTCAGCCTCCACGACGGACGGATCGGCGTGGAGAGCGTCTACGGCGAGGGCAGCACCTTCACGATCTGGCTGCCGCTGGCCGGCCCCGCCGGCGACGGCGGCGCGCCCCCCACGCCGGCGCCGGACGAGATCCTCGAGGTCGAGTTCCCCGCCGCCGAGGCGCCGACGCCGGTGAAGCACCTGGGCTAG